Proteins from a single region of Gossypium arboreum isolate Shixiya-1 chromosome 1, ASM2569848v2, whole genome shotgun sequence:
- the LOC108481989 gene encoding uncharacterized protein LOC108481989 isoform X1: MSKLLSRIAGFFSNRTFIGVDKAGNRYFTRKEEIDGILKEKRWVEFKGEQDPTSISVEWICWLNGQRKVAPTPEEMLELEARRERVRLNVALLKKEEEERKAREGSRKAVSSGQVGGPDLKSFIRQFPSASEGDKVEQASDGRIKETHEEKEEPIPESSEPTGSGATYKPGTWQPPT; the protein is encoded by the exons ATGTCAAAGCTGTTGTCTAGAATTGCTGGGTTTTTCAGCAACAGAACATTCATAGGTGTAGATAAAGCTGGGAACCGTTACTTCACTAGAAAAGAAGAGATTGATGGTATTT TAAAGGAGAAAAGATGGGTGGAATTCAAGGGAGAGCAAGATCCAACATCCATCTCAG TTGAATGGATATGTTGGTTGAATGGGCAGCGAAAAGTAGCTCCGACTCCAGAG GAAATGTTGGAACTTGAAGCAAGGCGTGAACGTGTTAGGCTTAATGTTGCCC ttctgaagaaggaagaagaagaaaggaaagcCAGAGAAGGCAGTAGGAAGGCTGTGAGCTCGG GTCAAGTTGGAGGTCCAGACTTAAAAAGCTTCATTCGGCAATTTCCATCTGCTTCAGAAG GTGACAAAGTTGAACAAGCATCAGATGGAAG GATCAAAGAAACACATGAAGAAAAAGAAGAGCCAATTCCAGA GTCTTCGGAACCAACAGGATCTGGTGCAACCTATAAGCCAGGAACATGGCAACCACCAacatga
- the LOC108481989 gene encoding uncharacterized protein LOC108481989 isoform X2 — protein MVFEKRWVEFKGEQDPTSISVEWICWLNGQRKVAPTPEEMLELEARRERVRLNVALLKKEEEERKAREGSRKAVSSGQVGGPDLKSFIRQFPSASEGDKVEQASDGRIKETHEEKEEPIPESSEPTGSGATYKPGTWQPPT, from the exons ATGGTATTT GAGAAAAGATGGGTGGAATTCAAGGGAGAGCAAGATCCAACATCCATCTCAG TTGAATGGATATGTTGGTTGAATGGGCAGCGAAAAGTAGCTCCGACTCCAGAG GAAATGTTGGAACTTGAAGCAAGGCGTGAACGTGTTAGGCTTAATGTTGCCC ttctgaagaaggaagaagaagaaaggaaagcCAGAGAAGGCAGTAGGAAGGCTGTGAGCTCGG GTCAAGTTGGAGGTCCAGACTTAAAAAGCTTCATTCGGCAATTTCCATCTGCTTCAGAAG GTGACAAAGTTGAACAAGCATCAGATGGAAG GATCAAAGAAACACATGAAGAAAAAGAAGAGCCAATTCCAGA GTCTTCGGAACCAACAGGATCTGGTGCAACCTATAAGCCAGGAACATGGCAACCACCAacatga